The following proteins are encoded in a genomic region of Cryptomeria japonica chromosome 11, Sugi_1.0, whole genome shotgun sequence:
- the LOC131076310 gene encoding uncharacterized protein LOC131076310: protein MQGEGKKLKPIRYGPFEILEKISTNAFRLTLPPSMQIYSVVNVENLKLYEPPMILDEEANVQIPFVDDLAPAYLNVLQEDVILDRNIRSSKRGGVEYLKVGRKGMHPGKARWMEIGKVRELYPHLLSE from the coding sequence ATGCAAGGTGAAGGTAAGAAGCTTAAGCCTATCAGATATGGTCCCTTTGAGATCTTGGAAAAGATTAGTACCAATGCCTTTCGCCTTACTCTTCCTCCATCTATGCAAATTTACTCAGTTGTAAATGTAGAAAATCTGAAGTTGTACGAGCCTCCAATGATATTGGATGAAGAGGCTAATGTTCAGATTCCTTTTGTCGATGACCTAGCACCCGCGTATCTGAATGTGTTGCAAGAGGATGTCATCCTGGACAGAAACATCAGATCTTCAAAAAGAGGTGGTGTTGAATACCTTAAAGTGGGACGTAAAGGGATGCACCCTGGTAAAGCAAGATGGATGGAGATTGGTAAAGTGAGGGAACTTTACCCTCATCTACTTTCGGAGTAG